The following DNA comes from Naumovozyma castellii chromosome 4, complete genome.
AGTTCCTTTCCTGTTGTTTGATCCTCTTACTCCAAGTGGATTCTTGGAAAAACTTAATCTGATACCACCTTTGCTACTTAGACTTGGTCTTGGCAGTTGACTACCATATAATTCAGCAAGTGCACGAGTGGCAAAGCtaatatcttcaaactCAACAAAACACATAGGTCCATGTCCATGACCATTTGTATTCTTGTTTCTAAATGAAAGTCTTCTAAAACCTTCTTGACTTGAAAATAATTGTCTCAATTCTTGTTCTGTAGCATCGGGCGGGAGATTACCAACATATAAGGTATTACAAGGTGGATTTTGGTCAGCAGGGTTTGCAGGGGGCGGGACTTTAGCTAATAGGGAAAGGTCTGCCTGAGACATAGCTGTAGAACTTGTCGCACTGATTGATGATGCTGATGGTTTCTTATTCAACGTCTGTGTTTCAGTCGATAAATTTCTATTGGACCCATTCATTGAGTCCGAAAATAAATTCTGTTGTCCAGGTGGAAGAACCATTTGTTGAGGTTGTTGATTTTGGGGTAAGTTTGAAGATTGAATTTGACCAAATGTTCGTAGTGGATTTTGAGAATTAATTGGATTATCCATATTTGGTTgtggttgtggttgtgAAGGTGGTAACATTTGGTTCATCATTCCATAAGGTTGAATAGGTGTAGAGGAATTCATTGTAATGGTAGTTGAGTCAAGATGCCTCACGTTAGTAGGATGCATTTGTGGCAATTCCATTGGTGGCAAAGAATTTGAGTttggaatgaaaaatgatgaatttggtTTCCTCATAGAAGAATTCCAATCCACGGTTGGTGTCTGTGGTTGAGGGGTGGCTGAAAATGCATTATTAGTTGAATTTATTCCATTTGATCCCCAtatattatcatttatttctcCATTGTCCATCAATAGGAATGAGTTACTAGTTGTAGGTAGCGTACTGTTATTAATCTCGATTTGAGAACCATTCGATTGATTAGGTAAGTTTTGTTGTGGTTGCTGCTGTGGTTGCTGTTGTGGTTGTCCAAACTGAGGTATATTTCCATTGATTTGTTGCTGTGGTTGGTTGTTGACATTATTAGAAAAGGGATCActaaaagaaaatcttGATCTTTGTTGTAATAGACTTGGTCTACCTTTCCCAGTTGAGGCAGATACTGGAGATGAATGAAGTGTAGAATTAGCAATGGAAGTACTGTTTGATCCACTCAACCTATAATTTTGTTGATTCTGAATAACGTTTTGGAATGGTAATTGTTTTCCCGTTGTTTCATCTATCatttcaattgaagatcTAAAGGGAAAATTTGGTCCAAATAAATCTGATTTTGAGCTGAGAATTGTTGCATAGTGAGTTGCATGTGGCAATGAATCGAATCTTGCcataatgaaaatatcatGTCTTTGTTCAGTATTAGGGGAGCCCTCTTTCACTGCATTGGAAAGTTCTACATTTATGAGATGATCAGCTAATGCAAAAAGAGCATAGCATTCTCTCAAAGTAAGATCTTGTGGAATGTTCCTCACCTTTAATAGGTATGGTCCACCACTGTTTGTTGGATGTATACCACTTGATAACGTTGCAGGATCCGAATGGATATCATTATCgttgattgaaaaattgtGAAGCATAGAAGAAAGGTTCAATGGTGAAGTAGTCTCTGGCTGCACATGGAAATTCTGATTATTATTGGCTCCTACGTCTCTTCCAGGGGGAGCCATAGCAATATTtctattaaaattattttgaatgaaGCCGttatttgatatttcttgATTAGTTTCCGTGGAATGGAAATTTGTGTTTCCTAACGAAGTGTTATCTTGTATCAGGGACATTGTTGGTTGATTAGTTAACAGATATggattttaaatttttaataacGTTTGGTATTCCTTTAAAATTCGAGAAAGTTGATTGGTAGTTGAAATGCTGAGTGTAATATGTACAGAGAgttaaaattattatatcCCAGAAGCTTTCTTTGAGAATATGGGAGGGTCCTTTGGCAATAAGTAGATAGGAAATGAAGTTCTTTCAATACCGTTATTATCGGTCTTCTTTCAGGTTGACAGTAATATCTTGCTTATAATCGGCAAAAAGCTTGTAACAGAAAGGGTTAGCAGTTGTATGTGATGATAAAAGGTAGATTCTTTGTATAGTTATGGAAAATTGCACTTGGTATCCGGTAACTTTTAAAGGGTGGTGATGAAGTATTACAGATAGGAGCAGGAATATTGCAATGTGCGAGAACTAAACTGGGAAGTAACAGTAACAGATACGGTGTCCACTTGTAGCTTAGATTCGAGACTGTGTTGACTCTTCCAAATGGCGACTTTGACGTTTATGCCTTCGCTTGGCAAATGCACCAAATAGTCTTGCTGGTTGTgtattgttgtttatttgtCGTTGACCAACGACCGCGTGCCCGTACACAGTGATAAACCATCGTATTGCCCAATCGGGTAATTGTGTAAGTTTTCACATCAAAAAAGCAGGCACattaaacaaataaacaaatagaTCGTAAATATCGAATATAATAGTCCTACACAAATTAGATACGCCGGCGTCTCTTTCTGCTTTCCGACTATTGGCTATCGAATATACCATTAAGGAAACAAGGACAAAATAAATTAAGATAagggaaaataaaataaaacaaaatgaaataagCATATAACAAAAATGGGTTCCTGACCTTGGTGACAAATCCTACATCTTGGGCTTGGGTAACTGGTTCATGATGCCAACACTGACTCTTCTTAAAAACCCACCTTTGCTGTCTCTTCTTGTATTGTCAGCAGCCACATCActacttcttcttctctgTTGGCTTCTTGGTACAGCGTCCTTTCTTGAA
Coding sequences within:
- the WHI4 gene encoding Whi4p (ancestral locus Anc_2.52), translating into MSLIQDNTSLGNTNFHSTETNQEISNNGFIQNNFNRNIAMAPPGRDVGANNNQNFHVQPETTSPLNLSSMLHNFSINDNDIHSDPATLSSGIHPTNSGGPYLLKVRNIPQDLTLRECYALFALADHLINVELSNAVKEGSPNTEQRHDIFIMARFDSLPHATHYATILSSKSDLFGPNFPFRSSIEMIDETTGKQLPFQNVIQNQQNYRLSGSNSTSIANSTLHSSPVSASTGKGRPSLLQQRSRFSFSDPFSNNVNNQPQQQINGNIPQFGQPQQQPQQQPQQNLPNQSNGSQIEINNSTLPTTSNSFLLMDNGEINDNIWGSNGINSTNNAFSATPQPQTPTVDWNSSMRKPNSSFFIPNSNSLPPMELPQMHPTNVRHLDSTTITMNSSTPIQPYGMMNQMLPPSQPQPQPNMDNPINSQNPLRTFGQIQSSNLPQNQQPQQMVLPPGQQNLFSDSMNGSNRNLSTETQTLNKKPSASSISATSSTAMSQADLSLLAKVPPPANPADQNPPCNTLYVGNLPPDATEQELRQLFSSQEGFRRLSFRNKNTNGHGHGPMCFVEFEDISFATRALAELYGSQLPRPSLSSKGGIRLSFSKNPLGVRGSNNRKGTSNYSYSATYNKN